Proteins encoded in a region of the Nitrospira sp. genome:
- a CDS encoding adenylate kinase, with amino-acid sequence MRLVFLGAPGVGKGTQADKAAVQYRIRKISTGDLLREAVRNRTPLGLEAKEHMDQGRLVPDSVVIGLVREKLADSSHANGFILDGFPRTVHQAEALAKVLAERGFQLDRVIHFRVSREEIVKRLSGRRSCPKCQATYHVGFAPSKNGNLCDRCGAALVQRSDDQPEAIEMRLRVYEEQTAPLISFYENKHVLSHLNGAEAVETVYQNLVRELTAYQTA; translated from the coding sequence ATGCGGCTTGTGTTTCTCGGTGCTCCGGGTGTTGGAAAAGGTACGCAGGCTGATAAGGCCGCCGTTCAGTATCGCATTCGTAAGATTTCAACCGGTGATTTACTTCGGGAGGCGGTTCGGAATAGGACGCCCCTTGGTCTTGAAGCCAAAGAGCATATGGATCAGGGACGGTTGGTTCCAGATTCAGTCGTCATAGGACTGGTACGGGAGAAACTGGCTGATTCATCACACGCCAACGGGTTTATTCTCGATGGATTTCCAAGGACGGTTCATCAGGCCGAAGCGCTTGCGAAGGTGCTCGCTGAACGAGGCTTTCAGCTGGATCGAGTGATTCATTTCAGGGTTTCTCGAGAAGAAATTGTAAAGCGGTTGAGCGGGCGTCGGAGCTGTCCCAAGTGCCAGGCGACCTATCATGTGGGGTTTGCTCCATCCAAGAACGGCAATCTCTGTGACCGGTGTGGAGCGGCGTTGGTTCAGCGAAGCGATGATCAGCCGGAAGCGATAGAGATGCGTCTTCGTGTGTATGAAGAGCAGACAGCACCGTTGATCAGCTTTTATGAGAACAAGCATGTATTGTCGCATCTCAATGGTGCCGAAGCAGTTGAGACGGTCTATCAAAATCTCG